A stretch of Henckelia pumila isolate YLH828 chromosome 4, ASM3356847v2, whole genome shotgun sequence DNA encodes these proteins:
- the LOC140866074 gene encoding uncharacterized protein: MAGKAVKSVAKAVGEYQFPWQEKLAKYKDELSKGVWGYWELGAWKPLGISARRRAQLRKEVLLAGADWPYDPERKEMKTKRKGHKVDRLAAEKRERTSELMEAMPQMLADYRKRKWERKMKAEDDAAKKAIQE, encoded by the coding sequence ATGGCTGGAAAAGCTGTAAAATCTGTTGCAAAAGCAGTGGGAGAATACCAGTTTCCATGGCAAGAAAAGTTAGCAAAGTACAAAGATGAGCTTTCGAAGGGGGTATGGGGTTACTGGGAGCTTGGGGCGTGGAAACCTCTTGGTATCAGTGCACGTCGCCGAGCTCAGCTCCGGAAAGAAGTCCTTCTGGCTGGAGCAGATTGGCCATACGATCCAGAGAGGAAGGAGATGAAGACCAAAAGGAAAGGACATAAGGTTGACAGATTAGCTGCTGAAAAAAGAGAACGTACTTCTGAATTAATGGAAGCCATGCCTCAGATGTTGGCGGACTATAGGAAGAGAAAGTGGGAGAGGAAGATGAAAGCAGAAGACGATGCAGCGAAAAAGGCCATTCAAGAGTAG